Proteins from a genomic interval of Bombus affinis isolate iyBomAffi1 chromosome 16, iyBomAffi1.2, whole genome shotgun sequence:
- the LOC126925437 gene encoding sorting nexin-13-like produces MNVPLYGLLGVAAALLIYIIGIGMILKLFICLLALILGIITCIYRTYGANLDNAVKSEREDLNKKTEKLRQYILDLSTQKMTFTLDRRITGSRIIDESLQEILDFVIRDYVEPWYSIITDDEEFIYSVRDTAQKIAINIANRVKGVDWVPYLTTRLVDDAASHVRLYRQARARIKQLRAKKLQKGSASSSTSSGTPKKTPTHRRNKSETDVSWYSQSKFYIPNLSSLTEPIESNEEKEEESLEKIFFDLEVQMENDLICRDLVCTNSTQELEFLGEISEILLYLVLPKGDFDCLTVRFILRELLVNVIIKPLLDLFSDPDYINQACIWLCAKEGGLPSDVFLTVIRVTDSLDELTATKNIVCKEIAHLRSKDSGGEDDLSVKQQLNSLLYVKKILETRIIGMQEGLESETDLIGTQPDWNRLLIPGQKLVNLPLDELLKNNIALSYFIDYMTSINAESYLFFYLNIYGWRVSAEQQISNIELQKLHAAQATPSLIGTKRKNTDLENLKEAAIKIYQQYLSDKASPKLQLDDALVKTLLTRIKTESVKEIWFDDLRACCYEKLQNEDRFLPGFKKSKAYVKLLAELDLLKDPTSEEDTKSLDSISLSSTNNELETLDEMSEIYKTEDTKPAELKDSKSKSNSSTSLASIVEPNEDRPVESDSSINIRTMKSMRKAISIDTDNISEGKDVSFYLESNSEQFVKLDENTYDQNAIKKLQQGKFEITAKIIETGIVNDRGKTYGIYAVAVTKNYDSGYQEKWHIYRRYSDFYNLHQKIKEKYYDLAKIPFPAKKAFHNMERTVLERRMLMLNAWLYQLTKPAVVEGHMGLQNLLLNFLEQGDYDKGVTGGQISKTIDTLMNPLKTSMKTVTQAVKTMPDNMLNTVDGVMDNISKFFGNPKKPNAFYENTKVSASLDVETNDNIPLRIMLLLMDEIFDLKVRNQWLRRRIITLLRQIIRTMFGDIVNRRIVEYVSLLTSPARVAGYLKLFKNSFWPNGIKAEKKPPRDAETKNRTRVAAKVALLSCLSDELKHIIGSETTRRGLLRVFELFQRPVLNRRLLYALLEGIVETLFPQNNLVDIFRKLYSVSPRLQQRNFQKT; encoded by the exons ATGAACGTTCCACTATATGGACTTCTTGGAGTTGCGGCTGCTCTACTCATATATATTATTGGAATTGGAATGATCCTGAAGCTGTTTATTTGTCTGCTAGCCTTAATTTTAGG AATAATCACATGTATATATAGAACATATGGTGCAAATCTTGACAATGCAGTTAAGTCTGAAAGGGAAGACTTAAACAAGAAGACTGAAAAGTTACGGCAG tATATTCTAGATCTATCCACCCAGAAGATGACTTTTACTTTAGATAGAAGAATCACTGGGAGCCGTATTATTGATGAATCCCTGCAA GAAATATTAGATTTCGTTATCAGAGATTATGTGGAACCATGGTACAGCATTATTACAGACGACGAGGAGTTTATATATTCTGTTCGGGACACTGCTCAGAAGATAGCAATTAACATTGCAAATCG GGTGAAAGGTGTAGATTGGGTACCATACTTAACCACGCGCCTCGTGGATGATGCAGCTTCCCATGTTAGGCTCTATCGACAGGCAAGAGCGAGGATAAAACAGCTTCGAGCCAAGAAACTGCAGAAAGGTAGTGCCAGCTCAAGTACTTCTAGTGGCACACCTAAGAAGACACCCACGCATAGACGAAATAAAAGTGAAACAGACGTCTCTTGGTATTCCCAGTCTAAGTTCTACATTCCCAATTTATCTTCCCTCACGGAACCAATCGAAAGTAACGAGGAGAAAGAAGAGGAATCGCTGGAAAAGATATTTTTCGACCTGGAGGTGCAAATGGAAAACGATTTAATCTGCAGGGACCTGGTGTGCACTAATAGCACTCAGGAACTTGAATTTTTGGGAGAGATATCTGAAATTCTATTATATCTTGTATTACCAAAAGGAGACTTCGATTGTTTGACTGTAAGATTTATTTTAAGGGAGTTATTAGTGAATGTGATTATTAAACCATTGTTGGATCTATTCTCCGATCCTGATTATATTAATCAGGCGTGTATATGGCTG TGCGCTAAAGAAGGTGGCTTACCCAGCGATGTGTTTTTAACGGTGATCAGAGTGACGGATAGCTTAGATGAATTAACGGCGACGAAAAATATAGTTTGTAAAGAAATAGCTCATCTTCGTTCTAAGGATTCTGGAGGAGAGGATGATCTGTCGGTGAAACAACAATTGAATAGTTTACTCTATGTAAAGAAGATTTTGGAAACCAGGATTATCGGGATGCAGGAAGGACTAGAGTCAGAGACCGACTTAATCGGTACTCAGCCCGATTGGAACAGGCTACTGATACCTGGACAGAAGTTAGTGAATTTACCCCTAGATGAGCTATTGAAGAATAATATCGCGTTGAGTTACTTCATCGACTACATGACCTCCATAAATGCAGAATCGTACCTGTTCTTTTATCTAAATATCTATGGCTGGAGGGTATCGGCAGAGCAACAGATATCCAACATAGAATTGCAGAAGTTGCATGCGGCTCAAGCAACTCCTAGTCTCATAGGTACCAAGCGTAAAAATACAGATCTGGAAAATTTAAAGGAAGCAGCTATCAAAATCTACCAGCAGTACCTCAGCGACAAGGCATCTCCAAAGTTACAACTGGACGATGCCTTGGTAAAGACTTTgttaaccagaataaaaacTGAGTCTGTGAAAGAAATATGGTTCGACGATCTTAGAGCTTGTTGCTACGAAAAATTACAAAACGAGGATCGATTTTTGCCGGGTTTTAAAAAATCCAAGGCTTACGTAAAACTTCTCGCGGAATTAGATCTTTTGAAAGATCCAACATCTGAAGAAGATACAAAATCTTTGGATAGTATCAGTTTGTCGAGTACGAATAACGAACTGGAGACTCTGGATGAGATGTCTGAAATATACAAAACTGAGGATACTAAACCGGCTGAATTAAAAGATAGTAAATCGAAATCTAACTCTTCGACGAGTTTGGCCAGTATCGTGGAGCCAAACGAGGACAGACCGGTTGAATCAGATTCTTCGATCAACATTAGAACCATGAAGAGTATGAGGAAGGCGATTAGCATTGATACGGACAACATTAGCGAGGGTAAAGATGTCTCTTTCTATCTGGAATCGAATTCAGAACAATTTGTTAAATTAGATGAGAACACTTATGATCAGAATGCCATTAAGAAGTTGCAACAGGGAAAATTCGAAATTACGGCCAAGATTATCGAGACTGGAATAGTAAATGATCGTGGGAAAACTTATGGTATCTACGCAGTAGCCGTTACCAAGAATTACGATTCCGGTTATCAAGAGAAGTGGCACATTTATAGGAGATACTCTGATTTTTACAATCTTCATCAAAAGATTAAAGAAAAGTACTACGATTTGGCGAAAATTCCTTTTCCAGCGAAGAAGGCTTTTCATAATATGGAAAGAACCGTTTTGGAAAGAAGAATGTTGATGCTGAACGCCTGGTTGTATCAATTAACGAAACCAGCTGTCGTCGAAGGACATATGGGTCTACAGAATTTGTTATTGAACTTTTTGGAGCAGGGAGATTACGATAAAGGTGTTACTGGTGGACAGATATCTAAAACG ATAGATACTCTGATGAATCCATTGAAAACGTCAATGAAAACAGTAACTCAGGCAGTGAAAACTATGCCGGATAATATGCTAAATACGGTAGATGGAGTTATGGACAATATAAGCAAATTTTTTGGCAATCCAAAGAAACCCAATGCCTTCTATGAGAACACCAAAGTTAGTGCTAGTCTGGATGTGGAG accAACGACAACATTCCCTTACGAATAATGCTACTATTGATGGATGAAATCTTCGACTTAAAAGTGAGAAATCAATGGCTCAGACGACGAATAATAACGTTACTCAGACAGATCATTCGCACTATGTTTGGCGACATAGTAAATCGAAGAATAGTCGAGTACGTTTCCCTATTAACGAGTCCAGCCAGGGTAGCtggttacttaaaattatttaa GAACAGTTTCTGGCCAAACGGAATTAAAGCCGAAAAGAAACCACCCAGGGATGCAGAAACGAAGAACAGGACAAGGGTAGCAGCCAAGGTTGCACTTTTATCCTGTCTTTCGGATGAGTTGAAACATATCATTGGTAGTGAAACAACTAGAAGAGGCCTTCTGAGAGTGTTTGAGTTGTTCCAGCGACCTGTGCTCAACAGAAGACTTCTGTACGCACTTCTAGAAGGAATTGTAGAGACTCTGTTCCCTCAGAACAACTTAGTGGACATTTTCCGAAAACTCTACTCGGTTTCACCAAGGTTACAACAAAGAAACTTTCAGAAAACATAA